In Exiguobacterium sibiricum 7-3, a genomic segment contains:
- a CDS encoding M20/M25/M40 family metallo-hydrolase has protein sequence MVNEQRVLDTFLELVQIDSESKEEAQICAHLKATFTTLGCDVFEDDASSKTEHKGNNLIITLPATKDGVDKIYFTSHMDTVFPGQGIKPIIEDGYVKTDGTTILGADDKAGLASLIELVHVLNETNQPHGKIQFVITVGEESGLVGAMVLDPSKIDADYGFALDSDGKVGDIITAAPTQAKVNAKIYGKTAHAGVAPEKGISAITIAAKAIAKMPLGRIDEETTANIGRFSGGGPSTNIVCDYVEIFAEARSLVAPKMEAQTAKMKAAFEEVAAEFGGRAEVEVKVMYPGFKFEDGDQVVEVAKAAITQLGRTPRLLHSGGGSDANVIAGFGIPTVNLAVGYEDIHTTNEKMPIEELVKTAELCVTLVDYITNK, from the coding sequence ATGGTGAATGAGCAACGTGTACTTGATACCTTTTTAGAACTGGTCCAGATTGACTCGGAATCAAAAGAGGAAGCACAAATCTGTGCCCACTTAAAAGCAACGTTTACGACACTCGGCTGTGACGTATTCGAAGATGACGCTTCATCAAAAACCGAACATAAAGGAAACAACTTGATCATCACGCTTCCGGCAACAAAAGACGGAGTCGATAAGATTTATTTCACTTCCCATATGGATACGGTTTTTCCGGGACAGGGAATCAAACCAATCATCGAAGACGGATATGTTAAAACCGATGGAACAACGATTCTTGGGGCAGATGATAAAGCGGGACTCGCTTCATTAATCGAATTGGTCCATGTCTTGAACGAAACGAATCAACCGCACGGGAAAATTCAATTCGTCATCACGGTCGGCGAAGAGTCCGGTTTAGTGGGGGCGATGGTTTTGGATCCATCGAAGATTGATGCAGACTACGGTTTTGCTCTGGATTCAGACGGTAAAGTCGGCGATATCATTACGGCTGCACCAACCCAAGCGAAAGTAAATGCAAAAATTTACGGCAAAACAGCTCATGCTGGTGTTGCACCTGAAAAAGGAATCTCTGCCATCACGATTGCAGCAAAAGCAATCGCTAAAATGCCGCTTGGCCGGATCGATGAAGAGACGACGGCGAACATTGGACGCTTCAGCGGAGGTGGTCCATCGACTAACATCGTTTGTGATTACGTCGAAATCTTTGCGGAAGCCCGCTCACTCGTTGCGCCTAAAATGGAGGCCCAAACGGCGAAAATGAAAGCGGCTTTCGAAGAAGTTGCTGCTGAATTCGGAGGGCGTGCGGAAGTCGAAGTCAAAGTCATGTATCCTGGTTTCAAATTCGAAGACGGCGATCAAGTCGTCGAAGTGGCGAAAGCAGCGATTACACAACTCGGTCGGACACCACGTTTGTTGCATTCTGGTGGGGGATCAGATGCAAACGTGATTGCTGGATTTGGGATTCCAACCGTCAATTTGGCTGTTGGTTACGAGGACATTCATACGACAAACGAAAAAATGCCGATTGAAGAGCTCGTCAAGACAGCAGAATTATGTGTGACGTTAGTGGATTACATCACGAATAAGTGA
- a CDS encoding aromatic acid exporter family protein: MFIGYRTLKTAVAAALAMWIAEKMQLDYYVFAAIIAILSIQATRKKSFRSSYERIMASVLAIGLGFVIFEVIGYRPIAIALYFILFLPLTQRLRLQDGFITSVVILTHLYVARQLNLSIFLNELYLLLIGVGVGLLVNMYMPSLDRTIAERRLQIDQRIAALFFEVAAAIETGRINQHSLTLHETERLLKEGKDASLKRMGNAIGRRNDDEDYLYFRMREQQFELLSGIVRNVDDLVLVVDEGKKVADLFRTIGDNVRPDADATLFLMELKRLLEEFRESPLPKTRDEFEVRSALLHMLQEAEQYLKLKQRFVDQKR; the protein is encoded by the coding sequence GTGTTTATCGGATATCGCACGTTAAAGACCGCTGTCGCAGCGGCACTCGCGATGTGGATTGCGGAAAAGATGCAACTGGATTACTACGTTTTTGCAGCCATCATCGCTATTTTGAGCATTCAAGCGACAAGAAAAAAATCATTTCGTTCGTCTTATGAACGGATCATGGCTTCGGTCCTCGCGATTGGACTTGGTTTTGTGATCTTCGAAGTCATCGGATACCGTCCGATTGCTATTGCACTCTATTTCATTTTATTTCTTCCACTGACACAACGCCTCCGCCTACAGGACGGTTTTATCACAAGTGTCGTCATCCTGACCCATCTGTATGTCGCACGCCAATTAAACCTCAGCATTTTTTTAAACGAATTGTATTTGTTGCTGATTGGTGTCGGGGTCGGATTACTCGTTAATATGTACATGCCGAGTCTCGACCGGACGATTGCCGAGCGGCGACTGCAAATCGATCAACGGATTGCCGCCTTGTTCTTCGAAGTGGCCGCGGCGATCGAGACGGGGCGGATCAACCAACATTCGCTGACGCTACATGAGACGGAACGGCTGTTGAAAGAGGGGAAGGATGCTTCCTTGAAACGGATGGGGAATGCCATCGGTCGGCGAAATGATGATGAAGACTATCTGTATTTCCGAATGCGCGAACAACAATTTGAATTGTTGAGTGGAATCGTCCGCAACGTCGATGATTTAGTCCTTGTCGTAGACGAAGGTAAAAAAGTCGCCGACCTGTTCCGGACGATTGGTGACAATGTCCGACCCGATGCCGACGCGACGTTATTTTTGATGGAACTCAAACGTCTACTCGAAGAATTTCGCGAGTCACCGTTACCGAAGACACGCGATGAGTTCGAAGTCCGGTCCGCTCTGTTGCACATGTTGCAGGAAGCGGAACAGTATTTGAAACTGAAGCAACGATTCGTCGATCAGAAGAGGTAG
- a CDS encoding N-acetylglucosaminidase, whose product MTKRTIRPTRPVRRTGSFKGLVFFFLLGCGLFLLLRDKPQTILPPASPYVAELYRDGKVIREEEFDSVTEAKAFINGRRGAIKRTSDERYLYLTGSGIGIVNSNQTLNIYSDRALKKRHTYVAPGSRLALLAYTDSVSRVEIAGLTGYVASDRLTLYPLEQSSNRSYYEKQDERLLHYIVADAGLGGLITAGEAPASLDDRTMQYVESKTLTQDLRKPTALTAKQLDAYIKKNAPDSPLIGTGKTFKQVERTYQINAAYLLAHAIHESDYGRSDIAKDKFNLFGVNATDIAPGQNATAYTSFEDSIRKTGRFIARDYLAKDGKYYRGPFLGNKARGMNVFYASDPYWSEKIAGILLKMNAV is encoded by the coding sequence TTGACTAAACGTACGATTCGCCCCACTCGCCCGGTCCGTCGAACGGGCTCCTTCAAGGGGCTTGTCTTTTTTTTCTTACTCGGTTGCGGATTGTTCCTGTTGTTACGGGACAAACCCCAAACCATTCTTCCTCCGGCTTCCCCATACGTCGCGGAACTCTACCGGGACGGGAAAGTCATCCGGGAAGAAGAATTCGATTCCGTCACCGAAGCGAAAGCATTTATCAACGGACGCCGTGGCGCTATCAAACGGACGTCCGATGAACGGTATCTCTATTTGACCGGAAGCGGGATTGGAATCGTCAATTCAAATCAGACCTTAAATATTTATTCGGACCGTGCGTTGAAAAAACGACATACGTATGTCGCGCCCGGCAGTCGACTCGCTTTACTTGCCTATACGGATTCGGTCAGTCGGGTCGAGATTGCCGGTCTGACCGGTTATGTCGCTTCCGATCGGTTGACTCTTTATCCGCTCGAACAATCCAGTAATCGGTCCTATTATGAAAAACAAGACGAGCGTCTCTTGCATTATATCGTCGCCGATGCCGGTCTCGGTGGTTTGATTACGGCTGGTGAAGCACCGGCGTCATTAGACGACCGAACGATGCAGTATGTCGAGTCCAAAACGTTGACGCAGGATTTACGGAAACCGACCGCTTTGACAGCCAAGCAACTGGATGCCTATATTAAAAAAAATGCTCCCGACAGTCCCTTGATCGGCACGGGCAAGACGTTTAAGCAGGTTGAACGCACTTATCAAATCAATGCGGCCTATTTGCTCGCCCATGCGATTCACGAGTCCGATTACGGACGGTCCGACATCGCTAAAGACAAGTTTAATCTATTCGGGGTTAATGCAACGGATATCGCTCCCGGTCAAAATGCGACGGCGTATACTTCCTTTGAAGACTCGATCCGTAAGACGGGCCGCTTCATCGCCCGTGATTACCTTGCTAAAGACGGGAAATACTACCGCGGTCCGTTTCTCGGAAACAAGGCACGCGGAATGAACGTGTTTTATGCCTCCGATCCGTACTGGAGCGAAAAAATCGCCGGAATCCTCTTGAAAATGAACGCCGTCTAA
- a CDS encoding manganese-dependent inorganic pyrophosphatase, which yields MEKVLVFGHKNPDTDTIASAIAYAELKKELGVHAEAVRLGEINGETQFALDYFKVARPRLVTEVSKEAQHVILVDHNERQQSADDIDAVKVTEVIDHHRIANFETSDPIYYRAEPVGCTTTILNKMYKEHGVAIKPEIAGLMLSAIVSDSLLFKSPTCTEQDVIAARELATIAGVDANVYGLDMLKAGADLSMKTVDELIALDAKEFSMGPFKVEIAQANTVDTAEVLLRQAELETRIESLIAEKELDLYMLLVTDILTNNSVALVLGPEASLVERAFGLDATNHLLYLEGVVSRKKQVVPVLTNTATAVE from the coding sequence ATGGAAAAAGTTTTAGTATTTGGTCATAAAAATCCGGACACGGATACGATTGCATCGGCCATCGCCTATGCCGAATTAAAAAAAGAGCTCGGTGTTCACGCTGAAGCCGTTCGTCTTGGTGAAATCAACGGAGAAACGCAATTTGCGCTCGACTACTTCAAAGTCGCCCGTCCCCGCCTCGTGACAGAAGTATCAAAAGAAGCACAACACGTCATTCTCGTTGACCACAATGAACGTCAACAAAGTGCCGACGATATCGATGCCGTCAAAGTAACGGAAGTCATCGACCATCACCGGATTGCCAACTTCGAAACGTCTGATCCGATTTATTACCGGGCAGAACCGGTTGGCTGTACGACGACAATCTTAAACAAAATGTACAAAGAACACGGTGTTGCGATTAAACCGGAAATCGCCGGTTTGATGTTATCAGCCATCGTTTCCGACTCGTTATTATTCAAATCACCGACATGTACGGAGCAGGACGTCATTGCAGCACGTGAACTCGCGACGATTGCCGGCGTCGATGCCAACGTTTATGGTCTCGATATGTTAAAAGCCGGTGCTGATTTATCAATGAAAACTGTGGATGAGCTGATTGCACTTGATGCAAAAGAGTTTTCGATGGGACCATTCAAAGTCGAAATCGCACAAGCAAACACAGTCGATACGGCAGAAGTTTTGCTTCGTCAAGCAGAACTCGAAACACGGATCGAATCATTGATTGCTGAAAAAGAATTGGACTTGTACATGTTGCTCGTCACCGATATCTTGACAAACAACTCGGTCGCACTTGTTCTCGGACCTGAAGCTTCACTGGTCGAACGGGCCTTCGGACTTGATGCTACGAATCACCTCCTTTATCTTGAAGGTGTCGTTTCACGGAAAAAACAAGTTGTTCCGGTCTTGACGAATACGGCAACAGCAGTCGAATAA
- the fadH gene encoding 2,4-dienoyl-CoA reductase codes for MTKTVLVTGGTSGMGKAMALALKEAGWNVVVTGRNAERLQQTDQDLQAIDGKHSVIQMDVRDPDACLAAVNQTRQQYGQLEALINNAAGNFICPTDELSPNGWKTVIDIVLNGTFNCSHALVKGWQEDGVSGGQILNIVASYAWQAGPGVAPSAAAKAGVLNLTRTLAVEWGYKYGARINAISPGPIERTGGADKLAMSPEHAERIRRNVPLGRFGTPEEIAGLATWMLSDQASYLNGECIALDGGHWLNKQPF; via the coding sequence ATGACAAAAACAGTACTTGTCACCGGTGGTACGAGCGGCATGGGGAAAGCGATGGCCCTCGCTTTAAAAGAAGCCGGCTGGAACGTCGTCGTGACCGGGCGAAATGCCGAACGGTTGCAACAAACCGACCAGGACTTACAGGCGATTGATGGAAAACACAGTGTCATTCAAATGGACGTCCGGGATCCAGACGCCTGCCTCGCTGCTGTCAATCAAACCCGGCAACAATACGGACAACTCGAAGCACTGATCAATAACGCAGCCGGTAATTTCATCTGTCCGACTGACGAACTCTCGCCAAACGGGTGGAAAACGGTCATTGATATCGTCTTGAACGGGACATTCAACTGTTCCCATGCGCTCGTCAAAGGCTGGCAGGAAGACGGGGTATCAGGAGGACAAATCTTGAATATTGTCGCTTCGTACGCCTGGCAGGCCGGTCCAGGGGTCGCACCAAGTGCCGCTGCAAAAGCCGGGGTCCTGAACCTGACACGGACACTTGCTGTCGAATGGGGGTACAAATACGGGGCCCGGATCAATGCAATCAGCCCCGGTCCGATTGAACGGACAGGCGGAGCCGATAAACTCGCCATGTCACCGGAACACGCAGAACGAATTCGACGGAACGTCCCGCTCGGGCGATTCGGGACACCGGAAGAAATCGCCGGTCTTGCGACTTGGATGCTGTCCGATCAAGCGAGCTACTTAAACGGAGAATGTATCGCCCTCGACGGCGGACACTGGTTAAATAAACAACCGTTTTGA
- a CDS encoding ZIP family metal transporter produces the protein MGIAFMWGAIAGGAVVIGALIGLFIPLKQRLIGYVMSFGTGILIGAATFELLDEALNKSTTMIVGISFIVGSLVFTGFDMFVSSRGASKRKRSSGGNEGTGTAIFFGTILDAIPESIMIGASLLSGNVSAALVAAIFVSNIPEGLSSTTGLQKDGFSKKKILVMWGIVWLISALASLAGYSILAELPDMQFAMIGAFASGGIIAMLASTMMPEAHEEGGAIVGLFASLGLITAVILS, from the coding sequence ATGGGAATCGCTTTTATGTGGGGGGCAATCGCAGGAGGAGCTGTCGTAATCGGGGCATTAATCGGCTTGTTCATTCCTCTTAAACAACGTCTAATCGGGTACGTCATGTCGTTTGGAACGGGCATTTTAATCGGAGCGGCGACGTTCGAGTTATTGGATGAAGCCTTAAACAAATCCACGACGATGATTGTCGGTATTTCCTTTATCGTCGGGTCACTCGTGTTCACCGGTTTTGACATGTTCGTTTCCTCACGTGGTGCCAGTAAACGAAAAAGATCGTCCGGCGGTAACGAAGGCACAGGAACTGCCATCTTCTTCGGTACGATTCTGGACGCGATTCCGGAATCAATCATGATCGGTGCCAGTCTTTTATCCGGAAATGTCAGCGCCGCTCTCGTTGCAGCGATTTTCGTCAGTAACATCCCGGAAGGTCTCTCGAGTACGACCGGCTTACAAAAAGATGGCTTCTCAAAGAAAAAAATTCTGGTCATGTGGGGAATCGTCTGGTTGATATCCGCGCTCGCTTCCCTTGCCGGTTATTCCATTTTAGCGGAATTACCGGATATGCAGTTTGCGATGATCGGTGCCTTTGCGAGCGGCGGCATCATTGCCATGCTCGCTTCGACGATGATGCCGGAAGCCCATGAGGAGGGCGGTGCCATCGTCGGCCTGTTCGCTTCACTTGGTCTGATTACAGCTGTCATCTTAAGTTAA
- a CDS encoding HD domain-containing protein → MLSEETEQFVRIFHSDDFSGHDFAHIERVRTMALRIAEIEGGDVRIIEHAALLHDVADSKLGGTSENVDQHLQSRVSEQDRLHILEIISNLSFKAGDRPPMKTLEGKIVQDADRLDAIGAIGIARTFQFAGQFKEPMYVPGLVPRKPGDRTGKTSALHHFDEKLFRLKELMNTKTAKRIAEDRHQYMLEFVERFKQEWEGR, encoded by the coding sequence ATGTTAAGTGAAGAAACGGAACAGTTCGTCCGGATATTCCATTCAGATGACTTTTCCGGACATGATTTTGCCCACATCGAACGTGTCCGGACGATGGCATTACGGATTGCGGAAATTGAAGGGGGGGATGTCCGAATCATTGAACATGCCGCACTACTGCATGATGTAGCAGACAGTAAACTCGGCGGAACGAGCGAAAACGTTGATCAGCATCTGCAATCACGCGTATCGGAACAGGACCGCCTGCATATCCTCGAAATCATCAGCAATTTGTCATTTAAAGCCGGCGACCGTCCACCGATGAAGACACTCGAAGGGAAGATTGTCCAGGATGCAGACCGGTTGGACGCGATCGGTGCAATCGGCATCGCCCGGACGTTCCAGTTTGCCGGCCAATTCAAGGAACCGATGTATGTACCGGGACTCGTTCCCCGCAAGCCGGGTGACCGGACGGGAAAGACGAGTGCCTTACACCATTTTGATGAAAAATTATTTCGTTTAAAAGAGTTAATGAACACGAAGACAGCGAAACGCATCGCCGAAGATCGCCATCAGTATATGCTCGAGTTCGTCGAACGGTTCAAACAGGAATGGGAAGGCCGGTAA
- a CDS encoding amino acid ABC transporter ATP-binding protein: MIQVTDLYKQFGKLEVLKGITTTVGRGEVVAVIGPSGSGKSTFLRCINLLEQPTSGTINVDGFELTKPKANIAKARQNIGMVFQQFNLFPHKSVLDNLIYAPINVLGLSKDAAIKRAEVLLDRVGLAEKRDNFPNQLSGGQKQRVAIARALAMEPNVMLFDEPTSALDPEMVNEVLDVMKQLAESGMTMVIVTHEMGFAKEVADRVLFLDEGILMEEGSPVELFDHPKTDRAKKFLEKVL; encoded by the coding sequence ATGATTCAAGTTACTGATCTATATAAGCAGTTCGGAAAATTGGAAGTATTAAAAGGTATTACGACGACTGTCGGGCGGGGAGAAGTGGTTGCCGTCATCGGTCCGTCCGGTTCCGGAAAATCAACGTTTTTACGGTGTATCAATTTACTAGAACAACCGACAAGCGGAACAATCAACGTAGATGGATTTGAACTGACGAAACCCAAAGCAAACATCGCGAAAGCCCGTCAAAACATCGGCATGGTGTTCCAACAGTTTAATCTCTTTCCGCATAAATCAGTGCTCGATAACTTGATTTATGCACCGATTAACGTACTGGGTCTCTCGAAAGACGCGGCTATCAAGCGGGCGGAAGTCTTGCTTGATCGGGTCGGTTTGGCAGAAAAGCGGGACAACTTCCCGAACCAGCTGTCGGGTGGTCAAAAACAACGTGTTGCCATCGCTCGTGCGCTAGCGATGGAACCAAACGTCATGTTGTTTGATGAGCCGACGTCGGCGCTCGATCCGGAAATGGTCAATGAAGTGCTGGACGTCATGAAGCAACTTGCAGAAAGCGGGATGACGATGGTCATCGTCACGCACGAGATGGGCTTCGCGAAAGAAGTCGCGGATCGTGTCCTGTTCCTCGATGAAGGGATTTTGATGGAAGAAGGCAGTCCGGTCGAATTGTTTGATCATCCGAAAACGGATCGGGCTAAGAAATTCCTGGAGAAAGTATTATGA
- a CDS encoding amino acid ABC transporter permease — translation MIDFTKIQDSIPYILQGIPVLFQVVVVAAIAGMLIGIVVAALKITKNGFVRFIGHAYTAVFRGTPLILQLAIIHFGLPQLTGYVTTGYQSAVIAFSLNSGAYISEIIRAGIQAVDRGQWEAADALGIPYMKQLRSIILPQAFKNILPALMNEMITLTKESALVSTVSVLDVMRRAQVVGGEKALYFEPLLFAGFVYFVLVMGLSLIGQQVEKAMRKSG, via the coding sequence ATGATAGACTTTACAAAGATTCAAGATTCAATCCCATACATCCTGCAAGGGATTCCGGTTCTGTTCCAAGTTGTGGTCGTCGCGGCAATTGCCGGGATGCTGATCGGAATCGTGGTCGCCGCCCTGAAAATCACGAAAAACGGATTCGTTCGGTTCATCGGTCATGCCTATACGGCCGTGTTCCGCGGAACACCGCTCATTTTACAGCTGGCGATCATTCACTTTGGTTTACCGCAATTGACGGGATACGTCACGACCGGTTATCAATCGGCCGTCATCGCCTTCTCCTTAAATTCGGGCGCGTACATCTCGGAGATCATCCGGGCCGGGATTCAAGCCGTCGACCGCGGACAATGGGAAGCGGCCGATGCACTCGGAATTCCGTACATGAAACAACTGCGTTCAATCATCTTGCCGCAAGCCTTTAAAAACATCCTGCCGGCACTTATGAACGAAATGATCACGTTGACGAAAGAGTCGGCACTCGTTTCGACGGTCAGCGTGCTCGACGTCATGCGCCGGGCGCAAGTCGTCGGTGGAGAAAAGGCCTTGTATTTTGAACCGTTATTGTTTGCAGGATTCGTTTATTTCGTACTTGTCATGGGATTGTCCTTGATTGGTCAACAAGTCGAAAAAGCTATGAGAAAGAGTGGGTAA
- a CDS encoding transporter substrate-binding domain-containing protein — translation MKKLVATAMAGILAVTMAACGASEESTGDTTKKNDKVLTMGTSADYFPFEYIDTAKGDDIVGFDVAIAKEVTKNLGYDLKIEDMEFGSLLGALSAGRVDFVMAGMTPTDERKKNADFTDIYFQSKNLVMTKDKAIASDDELKGKKLGVQLGSIQEALAKDRYKDSEAVSLNKIPEIIQELNTGRIDALIIEDAVAVKYMNQDKALKTYEIKEDGPTGSAVAFKKGDKMRDDFNKELKKMIDNGDIDKLAEEWFQKEAK, via the coding sequence ATGAAGAAACTAGTAGCAACGGCAATGGCAGGAATTCTCGCAGTCACGATGGCAGCATGTGGTGCCTCGGAGGAATCAACAGGCGACACGACGAAAAAGAACGATAAAGTATTGACGATGGGAACGTCAGCGGATTACTTCCCGTTTGAGTATATCGATACAGCAAAGGGTGATGATATCGTCGGATTTGATGTCGCCATCGCGAAAGAAGTGACAAAAAATCTCGGATACGATCTAAAAATCGAGGACATGGAATTTGGTAGTCTGCTCGGAGCACTCAGTGCAGGTCGTGTCGATTTCGTCATGGCAGGCATGACGCCGACTGACGAACGGAAAAAGAATGCTGATTTCACGGATATTTATTTCCAATCTAAAAATCTTGTCATGACAAAAGATAAAGCGATCGCTTCGGATGACGAATTAAAAGGCAAGAAACTCGGTGTCCAGCTTGGATCAATCCAGGAAGCATTAGCAAAAGACCGGTACAAGGACAGTGAAGCGGTTTCGTTAAACAAGATTCCGGAAATTATTCAAGAATTAAATACGGGCCGGATTGACGCATTGATCATTGAGGATGCCGTCGCCGTCAAATACATGAATCAAGACAAGGCGTTAAAAACGTATGAAATTAAAGAAGATGGACCAACCGGCTCTGCTGTCGCCTTCAAAAAAGGGGACAAGATGCGTGACGATTTCAACAAAGAGTTGAAAAAGATGATCGACAACGGAGACATCGACAAACTCGCAGAAGAATGGTTCCAAAAAGAAGCAAAATAA
- a CDS encoding BrxA/BrxB family bacilliredoxin, which translates to MDFQMYFEDVVQTARKEAAAAGFEELTTVESVDEAMKRDGLTLVLVNSVCGCAGGIARPAAAYINRMEGVKPDHFVTVFAGQDREATDRAREYFEGYPPSSPSFALMQDGNILSMVERFDIESFTAEEVVEKLESLIEIYA; encoded by the coding sequence ATGGATTTCCAAATGTATTTTGAAGATGTCGTTCAAACGGCACGTAAAGAAGCAGCAGCTGCTGGCTTTGAAGAATTAACGACGGTCGAGAGCGTCGATGAAGCGATGAAGCGTGACGGTTTGACGCTTGTCCTCGTCAACTCGGTTTGTGGATGTGCCGGTGGGATTGCTCGTCCGGCTGCCGCTTACATCAACCGGATGGAAGGTGTAAAACCGGATCATTTCGTGACGGTATTTGCAGGGCAAGACCGGGAAGCAACAGACCGGGCGCGTGAATACTTCGAAGGATATCCGCCATCATCGCCATCATTCGCATTGATGCAAGATGGAAACATCCTGTCGATGGTCGAACGGTTTGACATCGAATCGTTTACAGCAGAAGAAGTCGTCGAGAAGTTAGAGTCGTTAATTGAAATCTACGCCTAA
- a CDS encoding class I SAM-dependent methyltransferase has product MELDQLKDLLTEKLQATSLIHATISGPRQKSNDLRRIKLKPILLRDTYAIQLEFQHERIIKHENLSIEEFILRMDDYFNEFRQFLFRFETEEVQFQLSKKMKVSLKTTGKEPVKAELSHNRKKSHLLEDGVPVPFLIRLGVMTEEGQVKRQKYDKFKQINRFLEFVEDSIVALPKGRTLRILDFGCGKSYLTFALYHYLKIVKGFDLNVTGLDLKKEVIEDCTAIAADLGYDDLSFRVGDVHDYDQDTEVDLMVTLHACDVATDVALARAVDWNASVILSVPCCQKELNRQLDCSPLDVMLQHGLIQEKFASLATDSIRAELLTLVGYETQLLEFIDLENTPKNILIRAYKNPKQPTEEKIDRYIAFRDLLHAKPYLERELSGRLGQISPKLVQ; this is encoded by the coding sequence GTGGAACTAGACCAATTAAAAGACCTGCTCACTGAAAAACTGCAGGCAACTTCACTCATACACGCGACGATTAGCGGTCCGCGCCAAAAATCAAACGATCTGCGTCGAATCAAGTTAAAACCGATTCTACTTAGAGATACGTATGCAATCCAGTTAGAGTTTCAACATGAGCGGATCATTAAGCATGAGAATTTAAGTATAGAAGAATTTATTTTGCGAATGGACGACTATTTTAACGAATTTCGTCAATTTTTATTCCGTTTTGAAACGGAAGAAGTCCAGTTCCAACTCTCGAAGAAAATGAAAGTTTCACTGAAGACGACAGGCAAGGAACCGGTAAAGGCCGAACTGTCTCACAATCGAAAGAAAAGCCATTTGTTAGAAGACGGCGTGCCGGTACCGTTTTTGATTCGTCTTGGTGTCATGACGGAAGAAGGACAGGTCAAGCGTCAAAAATACGATAAGTTTAAACAAATCAATCGTTTTCTTGAATTCGTCGAAGACAGTATCGTAGCATTGCCGAAAGGACGGACGCTACGGATTTTAGATTTTGGATGCGGGAAGTCGTATCTGACGTTTGCTCTCTATCATTACTTGAAAATCGTCAAGGGATTTGATTTAAACGTCACCGGTCTTGATCTCAAAAAAGAAGTCATCGAAGACTGTACAGCCATCGCTGCTGATTTAGGGTATGATGATTTATCGTTCCGTGTCGGTGATGTCCATGATTACGACCAGGATACGGAAGTTGATTTAATGGTGACGCTACATGCTTGTGACGTTGCGACGGATGTCGCGCTTGCCCGGGCAGTCGACTGGAATGCATCGGTCATTCTCAGTGTCCCGTGTTGTCAGAAGGAGTTAAACCGTCAACTGGACTGTTCACCGCTTGACGTCATGCTGCAACACGGATTGATTCAAGAAAAGTTTGCTTCGCTCGCAACAGATTCCATCCGGGCAGAGTTGTTGACACTTGTCGGGTACGAAACGCAATTACTTGAATTCATTGATTTAGAAAACACGCCGAAAAATATCTTGATTCGGGCTTATAAAAATCCGAAGCAACCAACGGAAGAAAAAATTGACCGGTATATCGCTTTCCGAGACCTGTTACACGCTAAACCGTATTTAGAACGTGAATTGAGCGGCAGACTTGGACAGATTTCACCGAAACTCGTACAATAA